From Amycolatopsis sp. cg9, one genomic window encodes:
- a CDS encoding Atu4866 domain-containing protein: MDNERAPFAGMWVTADGHIRQELRPDGRYDEARGSRKSAYTGSYTVTGNHIDYVDDTGFTATGDVRDGVLYHEHLVLYRERS; encoded by the coding sequence ATGGACAACGAACGAGCCCCCTTCGCCGGGATGTGGGTGACCGCCGACGGCCACATCCGCCAGGAACTGCGGCCGGACGGCCGCTACGACGAAGCGCGCGGCAGCAGGAAGAGTGCCTACACCGGTAGCTACACGGTCACGGGCAACCACATCGACTACGTCGACGACACCGGCTTCACCGCGACCGGCGACGTCCGGGACGGCGTGCTCTACCACGAGCACCTCGTCCTCTACCGCGAACGGAGCTGA
- a CDS encoding TetR family transcriptional regulator — MPPRDGRATKARILEAAVTEFAGHGLAGGRVERIAREAGTNVRMIYAYFGNKDGLFDAALTSAIQSMAAKVPLRPDDLAGWAGDLFDFHGREPAPLRINVWAQLERPEAASEPLETYLAKTTALAGATAAAPLTAVDLLVFIYAITQAWQLTPTGLLESDGSGARDPRRIAAHREAVVTAVTRLVKA, encoded by the coding sequence ATGCCCCCGCGCGACGGCCGAGCGACGAAGGCCCGCATCCTCGAGGCCGCCGTCACCGAGTTCGCCGGGCACGGACTGGCCGGCGGGCGGGTCGAGCGGATCGCCCGCGAGGCCGGGACCAACGTCCGGATGATCTACGCCTACTTCGGCAACAAGGACGGGCTCTTCGACGCCGCGCTGACCAGCGCGATCCAGTCGATGGCCGCCAAGGTCCCCCTCCGCCCGGACGACCTGGCCGGCTGGGCCGGCGACCTGTTCGACTTCCACGGGCGCGAACCCGCCCCGCTGCGCATCAACGTCTGGGCGCAGCTGGAGCGCCCCGAAGCCGCGTCCGAGCCACTGGAGACCTACCTCGCGAAGACCACGGCACTGGCCGGCGCCACGGCCGCGGCGCCGCTCACCGCGGTGGACCTGCTCGTCTTCATCTACGCGATCACCCAGGCGTGGCAGCTGACCCCGACCGGCCTGCTCGAATCCGACGGCTCCGGCGCACGCGACCCCCGGCGGATCGCCGCACACCGCGAAGCGGTCGTGACGGCGGTGACCCGGCTGGTCAAGGCGTGA
- a CDS encoding FAD-dependent monooxygenase — protein sequence MDTEVLVVGAGPTGLTLANELRVAGVPAVLADKLPQRSTLSKAGGVQSRTQEAFDQRGLLDPLLATGNHPAGIAHFAGITLPLTRDRHRHPWRSIPQVVIEGFLEEHLAAHGIPVRRGHELTGLAQDGDGVTATFAGGGVLRCRYLVAADGGRSTVRSLLGAEFPGRPGTVTTVAADVRLSGDLPAMTHAQGEAGHWVAVFPLGTDPQGRPLRRLSMGGPGRSVPRDVPVTADEIRAGLRAVFGSRVELREVRYARRITNAARQAARYRHGRVFLAGDAAHVHLPIGAQGMNTGIQDALNLGWKLGAAVHGWAPEHLLDTYHAERHPVAAAVLRNVQAQSLLMDQQGTRDPDLLAVKDLFAALTHLPAVQHHLDDTLSGMGIRYPMPGDDHPLVGLPAPDLDLGAARSHELLRSGRGLLIDPDGGFVEVAARRPDRVGRAGRDSGAEPMLIRPDGYVCWAGDPDNLEPALEHWFGEPRTPARCAHAGSAGKEKRIHGQ from the coding sequence ATGGACACCGAGGTGCTCGTCGTCGGCGCCGGCCCGACCGGCCTGACACTGGCCAACGAACTGCGGGTGGCGGGGGTGCCGGCCGTGCTGGCCGACAAGCTGCCGCAGCGAAGCACGTTGTCGAAGGCGGGCGGCGTGCAATCCCGCACCCAGGAGGCATTCGACCAGCGCGGCCTGCTGGACCCGTTGCTGGCGACCGGAAACCACCCGGCGGGCATCGCCCACTTCGCCGGGATCACGCTGCCGCTCACCCGCGACCGGCACCGCCACCCGTGGCGGTCCATCCCGCAGGTGGTGATCGAGGGTTTCCTCGAGGAACACCTTGCCGCGCACGGCATCCCCGTGCGCCGCGGCCACGAGCTGACCGGCCTCGCCCAGGACGGGGACGGCGTCACCGCGACCTTCGCCGGCGGCGGTGTCCTCCGCTGCCGGTACCTGGTCGCCGCCGACGGCGGCCGCAGCACGGTGCGGTCGCTGCTGGGGGCCGAGTTCCCGGGCAGGCCGGGCACGGTGACCACGGTCGCCGCCGACGTGCGGCTGAGCGGCGACCTCCCGGCGATGACGCACGCCCAGGGCGAAGCCGGACACTGGGTGGCGGTGTTCCCGCTCGGCACCGACCCGCAGGGCAGGCCGCTGCGCCGGCTCTCGATGGGCGGGCCGGGCCGGTCGGTACCCCGGGACGTCCCGGTCACGGCGGACGAAATCCGCGCGGGGCTGCGCGCCGTCTTCGGCTCCCGGGTGGAACTGCGCGAAGTGCGTTACGCCCGCCGCATCACCAACGCGGCCCGGCAGGCCGCGCGCTACCGGCACGGACGGGTGTTCCTGGCCGGCGACGCCGCGCACGTCCACCTCCCGATCGGCGCGCAAGGCATGAACACCGGGATCCAGGACGCGCTCAACCTCGGGTGGAAACTGGGTGCCGCGGTGCACGGCTGGGCGCCGGAGCACCTGCTCGACACCTACCACGCCGAACGCCACCCGGTCGCGGCCGCCGTGCTGCGCAACGTCCAGGCGCAGAGCCTGCTGATGGACCAGCAGGGCACCCGCGACCCGGACCTGCTGGCCGTCAAGGACCTGTTCGCGGCCCTGACCCACCTGCCGGCCGTGCAGCACCACCTTGACGACACGTTGTCCGGCATGGGCATCCGCTACCCGATGCCGGGCGACGACCACCCGCTCGTCGGCCTGCCCGCACCGGACCTGGACCTCGGCGCGGCCCGGTCGCACGAACTGCTGCGCTCCGGGCGCGGCCTCCTGATCGACCCGGACGGCGGGTTCGTGGAGGTCGCCGCCCGCCGGCCGGACCGGGTCGGCCGCGCGGGCCGCGACAGCGGCGCCGAGCCGATGCTCATCCGCCCGGACGGCTACGTCTGCTGGGCAGGCGACCCGGACAACCTCGAACCGGCACTCGAGCACTGGTTCGGCGAGCCGCGCACACCGGCCCGGTGCGCCCACGCGGGCAGTGCGGGAAAGGAGAAGCGCATTCACGGACAGTGA
- a CDS encoding epoxide hydrolase family protein encodes MTSTPVRPFTVSIPDSAIDDLKQRLARTRWPDPETVGDWSQGVRVENARSLVDHWQHGYDWRRFESELNRLPQFLTEIDGLDIHFIHVKSEHPHAMPLLLTHGWPGSIVEFLKLIGPLTDPVSFGGDAADSFDVVIPSLPGFGFSQKPTKTGWTVSRIAGAWAELMKRLGYPRWAAQGGDWGAVVTTALGAAQPEGLLGIHLNTQYAFPARIPDALSPEQRYAVETLARYTGDLGGSNHLQGTKPETVGFALADSPAGQAAWIYEKFQSKTDNHGLAEDVLGIDDMLDAISLYWFTNSAASSGRIYWENKSLTFAGPKLTLPVAVTVFPKDVPRLPRSWIEETYSNLIHYGEADAGGHFAALEQPEILVGEIRAGLRTLRS; translated from the coding sequence ATGACCTCGACCCCCGTCCGCCCGTTCACCGTGTCGATCCCGGATTCGGCGATCGACGACCTGAAGCAGCGGCTGGCCCGGACCCGATGGCCGGATCCGGAAACGGTGGGCGACTGGTCGCAAGGGGTTCGCGTGGAGAACGCCCGATCCCTGGTCGACCACTGGCAGCACGGCTACGACTGGCGGCGCTTCGAGTCCGAGCTGAACCGCCTCCCCCAATTCCTGACCGAGATCGACGGGCTGGACATCCACTTCATCCACGTCAAGTCCGAACACCCCCACGCGATGCCGTTGCTGCTCACGCACGGGTGGCCGGGCTCGATCGTCGAGTTCCTGAAGCTGATCGGCCCGCTGACCGACCCGGTTTCGTTCGGTGGGGACGCCGCCGATTCGTTCGACGTCGTCATCCCGTCGCTCCCCGGGTTCGGGTTCTCCCAGAAGCCCACGAAGACCGGGTGGACCGTATCGCGCATCGCCGGCGCGTGGGCGGAGCTGATGAAGCGTCTCGGCTACCCGAGGTGGGCCGCGCAAGGCGGCGATTGGGGTGCCGTCGTCACCACCGCCCTCGGGGCCGCGCAACCCGAAGGGCTGCTCGGAATTCACCTGAACACCCAATACGCCTTTCCCGCCCGGATACCCGACGCGTTGTCGCCCGAACAGCGCTACGCCGTGGAGACCCTCGCCCGCTACACCGGCGATCTCGGCGGGTCGAACCACCTTCAGGGCACGAAGCCGGAGACCGTCGGATTCGCGCTGGCCGACTCCCCCGCCGGCCAGGCAGCGTGGATCTACGAGAAGTTCCAGTCCAAGACCGACAACCACGGGCTCGCCGAGGACGTCCTCGGCATCGACGACATGCTCGACGCGATTTCCCTCTACTGGTTCACCAACAGCGCGGCGTCGTCCGGCCGCATCTACTGGGAGAACAAATCCCTCACTTTCGCCGGCCCGAAGCTGACGCTCCCGGTTGCGGTGACGGTCTTCCCGAAGGACGTACCGCGCCTGCCGCGAAGCTGGATCGAAGAGACCTACAGCAATCTGATCCACTACGGCGAGGCCGACGCGGGCGGGCACTTCGCGGCCTTGGAACAGCCCGAGATCCTGGTCGGCGAAATCCGCGCCGGCCTGCGCACCCTTCGTTCTTGA
- a CDS encoding Lrp/AsnC family transcriptional regulator, which translates to MKSDYDELDRRLVHALQVNGRAPFSTIAEVLGVSDRTIARRYARLRAAGAVRVLGGVDPAALGAVLWFLRVRCAPAASVPVAEALARRPDTSWVSITSGGTEITCTVRTESAADSEALLLAKLPRTARVEGVSAHSVLHAFYGGPDSLVAKLGSLDEKAIERLRPPPVPHRPGPVRLDDGDRKLLAALATDGRTEFEQLAALTGWSPTTVRRRMTELRERGVLYLDIDVDGSLFGVGPRTLLWLSVAPSYLEEVGTALAGHPEIAFAAATTGPTNLCASVVCADQQELYRYLTTRVAELPAITHIETAPVIRTVKQAANRT; encoded by the coding sequence GTGAAATCCGACTACGACGAGCTGGATCGCCGGCTCGTGCACGCCCTGCAGGTCAACGGCCGAGCCCCGTTCAGCACGATCGCCGAGGTGCTCGGCGTGTCGGATCGCACCATCGCCCGCCGGTACGCCCGGTTGCGGGCGGCCGGGGCGGTGCGGGTGCTCGGCGGGGTCGATCCGGCGGCGCTGGGCGCGGTGCTGTGGTTCCTGCGGGTGCGGTGCGCGCCGGCCGCGTCGGTCCCGGTCGCCGAGGCGCTGGCCCGGCGTCCGGACACGTCCTGGGTGAGCATCACGTCCGGCGGCACCGAGATCACCTGCACGGTCCGCACCGAAAGCGCGGCCGACAGCGAGGCGCTGCTGCTGGCCAAGCTTCCCCGCACCGCACGGGTGGAGGGCGTGAGCGCGCACTCGGTGCTGCACGCGTTCTACGGCGGCCCGGACAGCCTGGTCGCCAAGCTCGGATCGCTGGACGAGAAGGCGATCGAACGGCTGCGCCCGCCCCCGGTGCCGCACCGGCCGGGACCGGTGCGGCTCGACGACGGGGACCGCAAGCTCCTGGCCGCGCTGGCCACCGACGGCCGGACGGAGTTCGAGCAGCTGGCCGCGCTGACCGGCTGGTCGCCGACGACGGTCCGGCGCCGGATGACCGAGCTTCGTGAACGCGGGGTGCTGTACCTGGACATCGACGTCGACGGCAGCCTGTTCGGCGTCGGCCCGCGCACGCTGCTGTGGCTCTCGGTCGCGCCGTCCTACCTGGAGGAGGTGGGTACGGCGCTGGCCGGGCACCCGGAGATCGCTTTCGCCGCCGCCACGACCGGGCCGACGAACCTGTGCGCGAGCGTCGTGTGCGCGGACCAGCAAGAGCTGTACCGGTACCTGACCACCCGGGTGGCGGAGCTGCCCGCGATCACGCACATCGAGACCGCACCGGTGATCAGGACCGTCAAGCAGGCCGCGAACCGGACCTAG
- a CDS encoding TetR/AcrR family transcriptional regulator gives MPTESSRARSMNETRDRILDVALEVLGENPDAGMGDIAAAAGVVRRTVYGHFPSRLDLVRTLTERAVAEMTAVLAEVDTAGADAAWVEFIARVWPVAHRYRVLLALRRGEYGEAIHGLLGPVDELLADLVRRGQGSDVFARHLPADILSQIAYGVVFAVADSAVSNGNVGARAATITSLLMLGVPEPRAIALVGDE, from the coding sequence GTGCCCACCGAGTCCTCCCGTGCGCGCTCGATGAACGAGACGCGCGACCGCATCCTCGACGTCGCCCTCGAGGTGCTGGGGGAGAACCCCGACGCCGGGATGGGCGACATCGCCGCCGCGGCCGGCGTCGTCCGTCGCACTGTCTACGGCCACTTCCCCTCGCGGCTCGACCTGGTCCGGACGCTCACGGAACGGGCCGTCGCCGAGATGACAGCCGTGCTCGCCGAAGTCGACACCGCCGGCGCGGACGCGGCGTGGGTCGAATTCATCGCCCGCGTCTGGCCGGTGGCGCACCGGTACCGAGTACTGCTGGCGCTGCGCCGCGGCGAGTACGGCGAGGCGATCCACGGCCTGCTCGGGCCGGTCGACGAGCTCCTCGCCGACCTCGTGCGACGGGGCCAGGGCAGCGACGTGTTCGCGCGGCACCTGCCGGCGGACATCCTGAGCCAGATCGCGTACGGCGTCGTGTTCGCCGTCGCGGACAGCGCCGTGTCGAACGGGAATGTCGGTGCCCGGGCGGCGACGATCACGAGCCTGCTGATGCTGGGGGTTCCCGAGCCGCGCGCAATCGCTCTGGTGGGCGACGAGTGA
- a CDS encoding nitroreductase/quinone reductase family protein, whose protein sequence is MKTEIERALAITPASSAWERTIDITTTGARTGRRRRIEVWFYRADGRIYLSTTPAKRGWYANIVKNPAFTFHLKHGVRADLAAIGTPVRDAGEREAVFTSIIADLNQPANPAGIPQPVRPLAEWLAGSPLVRVDFVGGTE, encoded by the coding sequence ATGAAGACCGAGATCGAACGAGCGCTGGCGATCACGCCCGCGTCGTCGGCGTGGGAGCGCACCATCGACATCACCACCACCGGCGCCCGGACCGGACGGCGCCGCCGCATCGAGGTGTGGTTCTACCGGGCGGACGGGCGGATCTACCTCAGCACCACGCCCGCGAAGCGCGGCTGGTACGCGAACATCGTCAAGAACCCGGCGTTCACGTTCCACCTCAAGCACGGCGTGCGCGCCGACCTCGCCGCGATCGGTACGCCGGTCCGGGACGCGGGGGAGCGCGAGGCGGTGTTCACCTCGATCATCGCCGACCTCAACCAGCCGGCCAACCCCGCGGGCATCCCGCAGCCCGTCCGGCCACTGGCGGAATGGCTGGCCGGCAGCCCGCTCGTCCGCGTCGACTTCGTGGGAGGAACCGAGTGA
- a CDS encoding SDR family NAD(P)-dependent oxidoreductase — protein sequence MGPRTALVTGANRGLGRSTALALARHGLNVVVACRGGADAGAGTVRQIQAAGGDAVAVRLDLEDVASFGAFTEDLLDELRGRWGADTLDVLVNNAGIGLFGALADVTPADFDAVVGTNFRGTFFLVQALAPHLADGARVVNVSTSLTRHVSPGTSVYAASKAAVEALSRSLAAELGPRGIRVNAVAPGPSATDFNGGAMRDDPGLRETLAAGTALGRVGQPAEIGDAIAALASEEMRWITAERIEVSGGALL from the coding sequence ATGGGACCGCGAACCGCCCTCGTGACCGGCGCCAACCGGGGCCTCGGCCGCAGCACGGCGCTCGCGCTGGCCCGCCACGGCCTGAACGTCGTCGTGGCCTGCCGCGGCGGAGCCGACGCCGGCGCGGGGACCGTGCGGCAGATCCAGGCCGCGGGCGGCGACGCCGTGGCCGTCCGGCTGGACCTCGAGGACGTCGCCTCCTTCGGCGCGTTCACCGAGGATCTCCTCGACGAGCTGCGCGGCCGATGGGGCGCCGACACGCTCGACGTCCTGGTGAACAACGCCGGTATCGGGCTCTTCGGGGCGCTGGCCGACGTCACGCCGGCGGACTTCGACGCGGTGGTGGGCACCAACTTCCGCGGGACGTTCTTCCTCGTCCAGGCGCTCGCGCCGCACCTCGCCGACGGCGCCCGCGTCGTCAACGTGTCGACGTCGCTCACCCGCCACGTCAGCCCGGGGACCTCGGTCTACGCGGCGTCGAAGGCTGCGGTGGAGGCGTTGTCCCGCAGCCTGGCGGCCGAACTCGGCCCGCGTGGCATCCGCGTCAACGCGGTGGCCCCGGGGCCCAGCGCGACGGACTTCAACGGCGGTGCCATGCGCGACGACCCCGGCCTGCGGGAAACCCTCGCGGCGGGGACAGCCCTCGGCCGGGTCGGGCAGCCGGCGGAGATCGGCGACGCGATCGCGGCGCTGGCGTCGGAGGAGATGCGCTGGATCACGGCGGAACGCATCGAGGTCTCGGGCGGCGCTCTGCTCTAG